Genomic window (Sphingomonas sp. S1-29):
CAGGGCTTCGTTTCGGAGCGTGGCAAGATCGTGCCGTCGCGCATCACTTCGGTGAGCGCCAAGAAGCAGCGCGAACTGGCCCAGGCCATCAAGCGCGCCCGTCATCTGGGCCTGCTGCCCTACATCGTTAAGTAAGGAGGGCACCCCATGCAAATCATCCTGCTCGAACGCGTCGAAAAGCTCGGCGCCATCGGCGATGTCGTCACGGTGAAGGACGGGTTCGCCCGCAACTTCCTGCTGCCGAACAAGAAGGCGCTGCGCGCCAACGCCGCCAACCGCAAGGTCTTCGAGGCCAATCGCGAGCGCATCGAAGCCGAAAATGCTTCGCGCCGTGAGGAAGCGACCGCCGAATCGAAGTCGCTCGAGGGCGCTTCGGTGACGCTGATCCGTCAGGCATCGAATGCCGGCGCGCTCTATGGCTCGGTCGCGGTCCGCGATCTGGTCGAGGCGCTGGTCGCCGACGGCCACAAGGTCCACAAGGGCCAGGTGGTGCTCGGCAAGCCGATCAAGACGCTCGGCATGCACGAAGTGAAGGTTGCGCTGCACCCTGAGGTTTCGGTCAACGTCAAGGTGAACGTCGCCCGTTCGCCCGAGGAAGCCGAGATGCAGGCCAAGGGCGTCGACGTGATGGCGGCGATGTTCGAAACCGACACCGCGGGCTTCACTGAGGATTATGACGCCAACGCAGAGCCGGGCGAAATCTCGCGCGGCGATGAAGCGGCACCGGCGCCGACGACCACCGACGAAGACGAAGCCGAACCGGCCTAAGCCTTCCGACGTTTTGATATGAAAAAGGGCCGTCCGGTTATGCCGGGCGGCCCTTTTTCGCGTTCAACGTCGTTCGCGAAGGTTCAAGGCACCGCGACGCAAGCCCCCACTACCGCGAACAGCGGGATGAGTGCGAGGATGACCGGGACTGCCTTACCCATGATATTACCTGACTTTTCTAAAGAGCATGGCGAGTGAAATGCGTGGGCGGAGAAAAGGTTTCGCGTCGCTGAACGCCGGCGATCTGCGCCCGAATAACTTCTCGATGGCGCCATGCGCCAGCTTCACCCAAGGTAAAGCATGATCGGAACCGCAGCTTTCTGCCGTTTTCGTATTAGGGAGGCTGGGCTACCGCATATCCGCCGCTCGCTCTAGCTAACATGGCCGCAGCCCATCCACCCAACAAGCGCGCGAGCACAGCGGGTCGAATGTCCGGTGTTGGTGGTGAGCGGAACGGCAGCTTTCGACTTCGGACCGGTCTATAGCGGACCCTAGCCGGCTAACAGCTTTGCTAAAAGCTCAAGCGACTTCTCTGCGCCCTTGCCGATGATGCCGTTGGCGAAGCCGCCTGCGAGGAACAGGAGCGTCGGTAGCGTCCATCGCGCAATCAGCCCGCGCTCATCGGTCGCGAGTACAATGTCATGGGTCGCCTTCAACTCCGTCAGGATCACTTCCTTTGGATAGCCGTTCGGGAAGGGCAGATTGCTGGTCGTTACCAGCACGTGCAGCTGCGCCAACTCTCGTGCGAGTTCGTTTCGCGCGTTCTTCGTTTCCTCTGGTGACAGCCCTTCGACCTCACCAGATGCCCGTCCCTCAAGGTGAGCGAGGGTGCGCAATCCCGCTGCACGTCGAGCCAAAGGCTCTGTCGCGCCATCCCCGAAGAAAACCCGCCCGTCTGACGCCTTGCTGTAGGCCACCCATCTGCCTGTCTCGGCAAGGTAGTGGGTCAACTCCACGTTCTCGGCAGGCACCTTCCCGTCGATCGAGCCGGTAAAGGGTGTCACATGCCGGAGCAGGGTCCTCTTTTCTTTCTGTCCCACGATCTATTGCCCTAAGCCGTTGCTTCTCCGGTGATCCGCCTGTCGCCATCAACCATCACCGTGGTGCCGGTTGCGAACGCCCATTCCTCGTCGTCGGATGGCTCGCTGGTAATGCTATAGCGGCCGTGTCCAAGGGCCGTGGCGACGATGGGCCGCCAGACGACCGTACCTTCGTTTAGCAACGGCATGTAGATCGTGGTGTCCATGCAGCTTGATTGCACCGGCCGCGAACGTCCACAATCAGAAAGCAGTTATGCCAGCCGGAACGTCCGCAACTGGGGCGTAAGCGGTCATCGCGTGGCGCTTTCCACTATCCTACTGGTTTACGGACAGAAAAAACCTGTAACCCATTCATTTACGGCCAAAAAGCTTCTCAATATCCCCGTTTTTCAGCTTCACCCAGGTCGGACGGCCATGATTGCACTGCCCCGAATGCGCGGTGATCTCCATCTCGCGCAGCAGCGCGTTCATTTCGGCGACGCTCAGCACCCGCCCCGCGCGCACCGATCCGTGACATGCCATCGTCGAGGCGACGTGGTCGAGCCGCTCGCGCAAGCTCAGCGCCTGATCGTGCGCCGCGAGTTCGTCGGCAAGGTCGCGGACCAGTCCGATGGCGTCGCCCTGCCCCAGCAGCGCCGGGGTCGCGCGCACCAGCATCGCATTGGGACCGAAGCGTTCGAGATCGAGCCCGAACTCGCTCAGCTCGGCGATCCGTTCCTCGAGCCGGTCGCACGCGGTCTCGTCGAGCTCGACGACTTCGGGCAGCAGCAGCGCCTGCGAGCGTACCCCGCCATTGGCGAGCCCGACGCGCAGCCGTTCGAGGACGAGGCGCTCGTGCGCGGCGTGCTGGTCGACCAGGATCAGGCCGTCTTCGGCCTCGGCGACGATATAGGTCCGCGCTACCTGCCCGCGCGCCGCGCCCAGCGGATGCGCGGTCGTCGAGGGGACGGGTTCGGTCGCGGGTTCGGCGCGCGCTTGCGGCGGGGCGGTGAAGAAGGTGGGGCGGTAGTCGCGGAGGGTTCGGCCCATCCCCTTCCCCGTCACTCCAGCCCCCGTCGTCACCCCAGCGAAAGCTGGGGTCTCGCCGTTGGAAGCGTCGCGCTCTCCAACCGGGAGATCCCAGCCTTCGCTGGGATGACGTGTGGCGGCAGGCGTGCCCGCACCCCCACCCTCGCTCGTCCACAACCCTAGCGCCGCCTCGCTCGGCCGCGCGCTGCGATGTCCTGCGGCATCGAGCGCGCGGCGCAGCCCGCTGACGATCATCCCGCGCACCAGCGCCGGATCGCGAAACCGCACCTCGGTCTTGGCGGGGTGGACGTTGACGTCGACCGCGTCGGCGGGAACGTCGAGGAACAGCGCCACCACGGCATGGCGATCGCGCGCGAGCATCTCGGCATAGGCGCCGCGCACCGCGCCCACCAGCAGCCGGTCCTTCACCGGCCGGCCGTTCACGAACAGATATTGGTGATCGGCGACGCCGCGGTTGAAGGTCGGCAGCCCCGCCACCCCGCCCAGCACGATCCCCTCGCGCGCGAAATCGACCGCGACGCTGTTGTCGAACAGCGCGCGATCGGTGAGCGCTGCGACGCGCTCGGCCTGGCTCTCGCCGCCCTGCACCGACAGGCTGCGGCGGCCGTCATGCTCGAGCGAGAAGGCGATGTCGGGCCGCGCCATCGCCAGCCGGCGGACGACGTCGAGGCAGGCAGCATATTCAGAGCGCGGCGAGCGCAGGAACTTGCGCCGCGCGGGCACGCGCTCAAACAATCCTTCCACCTTCACCCGCGTTCCCGGTGGCAGCGCGGCGGGGCCGTCATGCACCACCGCGCCATTGTCGACGATCCGCGTCCAGCCTTCGCCCTCGCGCGGGCGGCTTTCGAGCGTCAGCCGCGCGACGCTGGCGATCGACGGCAACGCTTCACCGCGAAAACCGAGCGTCGTGACGCCTTCGATCGCCCCCGATTCCCACAAGGATTCGGGCAGCTTGGAGGTCGCATGACGCTCGAGCGCCAGGGCCATCGCCGCCGCGTCCATGCCGCAGCCATCGTCGACCACCTCGATCAGCGCGGTGCCCCCCGCCGAGAGCCGCACAAATACGCGGCTTGCGCCCGCATCGATCGCGTTTTCAACCAGTTCCTTGAGCGCCGCGGCGGGGCGTTCGACCACCTCGCCGGCGGCGATGCGGTTGATGAGATGCTCGGGCAGGCGGCGTATTGACATGCCCCCCGCTCTAGCCCAATCGCGGCCATCCCGCGACCCGCATCCGCAGACTTTTGGGAGCTGGCACGTCCAGCAACCGGCGGGCCGCGCTAAAGATCGATGTGCGAACAGCCGCGTTGCACCCACGCGGCCAGGGACGGATTACTTCATGGCTTTCTCCCGCTTTTTCAAGTTCATGTCCCACGATATGGCAATCGATCTGGGAACGGCGAACACCGTCGTGTATCTGCGCGGGCGCGGCGTGGTGCTCAACGAGCCCTCGGTCGTCGCGGTCGAGACGATCAACGGCGTGAAGAAGGTCAAGGCGGTCGGCGACGACGCCAAGCTGATGATGGGCAAGACCCCCGGCACGATCGAGGCGATCCGCCCGCTTCGCGACGGCGTCATCGCCGACATCGATGTCGCCGAGCAGATGATCAAGCATTTCATCCAGAAGGTGCATGGCGGCCGCCGCTTCATCCGCTGGCCGCAGATCGTGATCTGCGTTCCCTCGGGATCGACCTCGGTCGAGCGCCGTGCGATCCGCGATGCCGCATCGAACGCCGGCGCGAGCCAGGTCTTCCTGATCGAGGAACCGATGGCCGCCGCGATCGGTGCGGGCATGCCCGTCACCGAGCCGATCGGCAGCATGGTCGTCGATATCGGCGGCGGCACCACCGAAGTCGCGGTGCTCTCGCTGCGCGGGCTTGCCTATTCGACCTCGGTCCGCGTCGGCGGCGACAAGATGGACGAGGCTATCGTCAGCTATGTCCGCCGCAACCATAATCTGCTGATCGGCGAAGCGACCGCCGAGCGGATCAAGCAGGAAGTCGGCACCGCCAAGCCCCCCGCCGACGGGATCGGCATGACGATCCACATCAAGGGTCGCGATCTGGTCAACGGCGTTCCCAAGGAAATCCAGATCAACCAGGGCCAGATCGCCGAGGCGCTCAGCGAGCCCGTCGGCACGATCGTCGAGGGCGTCCGCATCGCGCTCGAGAACACCGCGCCCGAACTCGCTGCCGATATCGTCGACCAGGGAATCGTCCTCACCGGCGGCGGCGCGCTGCTGCAGGGGATCGACGAGGTGCTTCGCGACGAAACCGGGTTGCCGGTGACGATCGCCGAAGACCCGCTGACCTGTGTTGCACTCGGCACCGGGCGCGCGCTGGAGGATCCGCAGTTCCGCGGCGTGCTCCTCGCGGTCTGAAGGCGGGTACGCAATGGCGCCGCAACGTAACCGGCGCCCGGGATTTTCGCGGCGGGCGCAATATGTGCTGTTCATCGGCTATGTCGCGGCCGCGCTGGGGGCGCTGCTGGGCGCGGTGCTCCTCGTGCTGTCGACGCTCAACCCGCCCGCCTATGCGATCGTTCGCGGCGCGCTGCGCGAGCTGACGACACCGGTATCGAGCGGGCTGCACGGCGTGCGCCGCGGTATCACCGGCATCCCGCGCGGGATCGGCGAATATTTCGGCGTGATCGACGAAAACCGCCGGATGCGCGCCGATATCAAGCGCAACCGCGCATTGGTCGAAAAGGCGCGCCAGCTGGTGCTCGAGAATGCCCGGCTGCGGCGGCTGCTCGCGGTCCGCGATCGCGGCACCGAGCCGGTGGCGGTCGCGCGGCTGGTCAACGCATCGTCGTCGAGCACGCGGCGCTATGCCACGCTGAACGCGGGCTATTGGCAGGGCGTTCGCACCGGACAGCCGGTGCGCGGCCCCGAAGGGCTGATCGGCCGCGTCCTCGAAACCAGTCCCAACACCGCGCGGGTGCTGCTCGCGGTCGATCCCGAAAGCATCGTGCCCGTGCGGCGAACGCGCGACGGGGTACCCGGCATCGTCACCGGCCGCGGCGACGGCTTGCTCGAAATCCGCTCGGCGACGATCGCCAACCTGCCGTTCCGCGCGGGCGACCTGTTCGTCACCTCGGGCACCGGCGGCATCTATCCCCCGGGAATTCCCGTCGCGCGCGTGCTGCGCAACACCCGCGACCTTGCCGAAGCACGCCCCCTCGCCGATCCCGACCGGCTCGACTTCGCGGTGGTCGAGCGCCCCTATCTGCCGCCCCCGCCGCCCGCGCCCAAGCCCGAATCGGCGCCCAAATGAACGAGCCGCTGCGCACCGGCTTTGCCGAGCCCGACGCGCCGGTCCGGTCGAAGCGGCTCGCGCCGATCACGGTGATGCTCGGTTCGCTGATGGTGCTGTTCCCCGTTATATCGACGATCCCGTGGATGCCCCCCTTCGGGCTGATGGTGCTGCTCGGCTGGCGGCTGCTGCGCCCCGACGTGTTCAAGGTCTGGGTCGCGGTGCCGCTCGGGCTGTTCGACGATCTGTTGAGCGGCCAACCGCTGGGCAGCGCGATGCTGCTATGGACCACGTGCTTTCTGGCGATCGAAGTGGTAGATAGCCGCCTTGTGTGGCGTGATTTCTGGCAGGACTGGCTTCTCGCGACCGGCGCCATCGGCTTCTGCCTGATCGCCGGCCGGCTCATCGCGTCGCCGCTCGGCGCGCATGTCGATACCGTCCTGCTGCTCCAGCTGGCGCTCAGCGTCGCGCTGTATCCGCTCATCTCGCGCATGTGCGCCGCGATCGACCAGCGGGGGCGGCCATGAGCGGGCCGATCAAGATCGTCACCGAAGCCGCGCAAAGCTTTAGCTTTTCGCGCCGGGCGACGATGCTGGGTTTCATGCAGGCGGGGGTCGGCGTGCTGCTCGCGAGCCGCATGGCGTGGATCGCGGTGGCCGAGAACGAACGTTATGAACTGCTCGCCGAGAGCAACCGCGTAAACCTCACCTTGTTGCCGCCGCGGCGCGGCTGGATCGTCGACCGCGCGGGCACGCCGATCGCCAATAATCGCACCGATTTCCGCATCGACCTGATCCCCGAGCGGCTGACCGACGCCGAAGCTACGCTCGGCAAGCTCAGCCAGTTGCTCGCGCTCGACGCCGAAGCGCTCGACCGGATTCGCCGCGACCTGCAGAATGCGCGCGGCTTCACCCCGGTCCCGGTGGCCGAGAATCTCGATTGGGACCGCTATGCCTCGGTCGTGGTACGCCAGCCTGAATTGCCCGGGGTCGCGCCGACGCAGGGCTATGCGCGCAATTATCCCAGCGGCGCGGCGGTGGCGCATCTGGTCGGCTATGTCGGCGGTGCCACCTCGGACCAGTATAAGGAAACCAAGGACCCGCTATTCCTCACCCCCGGCTTCAAACTCGGCAAGGATGGCCTTGAAAAGGCGCTAGAATCGACATTGCGCGGCGCGCCCGGCGCCAAGCGCGTTGAGGTCACTGCGCGCGGCCGCCCAGTTCGCGACCTGGAAACACGGCGCGACGTGCCCGGCAAGACCGTCCGATTGACGATCGATGCCGGCCTGCAGGAATATGCCGCGCGCCGGCTGGGTAATGAATCGGGCACGGTGGTGGTCATCGACACGCTCGACGGCAGCATCCTGACGATGGCGTCGATGCCCGCCTACGACCCCAACAGCTTCTCCGACGGCATCAGCCAGATCGAATGGGGGATGATGTCGAGCGACGATCACCTGCCGCTGACCAACAAGGCGCTGCAGGGCCTGTATCCGCCGGGATCGACCTTCAAGCCCGCGACCGCGCTGGCGGCATTGCGCTCGGGCATCGATCCCGACCGGACCGTCTATTGCGGCGGCGGCTATCAACTGGGCAATCGCTTCTTCCGCTGCCTCGGGCGCCACGGTTCGGTCAATCTCCACCGCGCGATCGCGCGCAGCTGCAATACCTATTTCTACACCATGGGCCGCGAAGTCGGGATGGACGCGGTCGCCGCAGCGGCGCGCGAGCTGGGCCTGGGCGCCGAATATCCGCTGCCCTTCCCTTCGCAGCGTTACGGCACGATCCCCGATCCCGCGTGGAAGCTGCGCAAATACGACCAGAAATGGACCCCGTCGGACACGCTCAACGCGTCGATCGGCCAGGGCTATATCCTCACCAGCCCGTTGCAGCTCGCGGTGCAGACCTCGCGCATCGCGTCGGGCCGCCGGCTGATGCCGCGCATCCTCGCCGACGCGCCGATCGTCGCGCCGATGCTCGACGTGCCGCCCGAACGGATGGGGCTGATCCGATCGGGGATGGACGAGGTGGTCAACGGCGCGGGCACCGCGGTGCGCAGCCGGCTCCAGCTCGACGGCATCCGCATGGGCGGTAAGACCGGCACCGCGCAGGTCCGGCGGATCGCGGGCGGCGCGCGCGGCGGCATGAACGTGCCGTGGAAATATCGCGACCACGGGCTGTTCATCGGCTTCGCGCCGGTCGAACAGCCGCGCTATGCGGTGTCGGTGGTGATCGAACACGGCATGTCGGGATCGGGTGCCGCCGCCCCCGTCGCGCGCGACGTGCTGACCTATCTGTTCGACCGCCAGCGCGCGCTCGATTCGCTCGCGGTGCTCGAGGAGAATTGGGGCGGCGACATTCGCGCCCGGATGGCGGTGAAGGCGGACGCCTATCGCGCCGCGCGCGCCAACCCCGCGCCGGTCGACCCCGCCACCGACACGGCTACCCCACCCAGCGGCAATACCGAATGAGGCGCGCGCCATGAGATTGGGCGAGCTCGTCCCCGCCCCCGTTGCGCGCCTCCCCTGGGGCGTGTTGCTGCTGCTCACCGCGATCGGCGGCTTCGGCACCGTGGTGCTGTTCTCGGCGGCGGGCGGCAGCGTGACTCCCTGGGCGTCGTCGCAGGCGCTGCGCTTCTGTATCTTCATGGGTATGGCGATCACGCTGTCCTGGGTGCCGGCGCGCATCTGGGCGGCGATCGCGCTGCCGGGCTATGCGATCACGCTGGCGGCGCTGTTCGGGGTCGAAATGCTGGGTGCGGTCCGCGGCGGCAGCCAGCGCTGGCTCGAACTCGGCCCGATCCGCATCCAGCCCTCCGAATTCATGAAGCCGTTCATCGTCCTGGCGGTCGCCAAATTCTACGACATGCTGCCCCCCAACGAGACGCGCAAATTCGGCGCGATCTGGCCCGCGGCGATCCTGATCGGGCTGCCCGCGGGGCTGGTGATGCTCCAGCCCGACCTCGGCACCGCGCTGATGATCACCGGCGGCGGCGTGGTGGTAATGTTCCTCGCCGGCATCCCGCTGCGGCTGTTCATCGGCGGTGCGCTCGGGCTCGCGCTCTTCATCCCGCTCGCGGTGAACTATCTGCTGCACGATTATCAGCGCAACCGCGTACTGATCTTCCTGAATCCCGAAAACGACCCGCTGGGCACCGGCTATCACATCAGCCAGTCGAAGATCGCGATCGGCTCGGGCGGGCTATTCGGCAAGGGGTTCGGCAATGGCAGCCAGGTCCATCTCGATTACCTGCCCGAGGGGCATACCGACTTCGTCTTCGCGACGATGGCCGAGGAATGGGGGATGGTCGGTGGACTGTTGCTGATCCTGGCGTTCATGCTGCTGATTCGTTGGGGGATGAACGTCGCGCACCGCGCCCCCGATCGATTTTCGCGGCTTGCCGCGGCGGGGCTCGCGACGACGATCTTCTATTATGTCGCGATCAACCTGATGATGGTGATGGGGCTCGCCCCGGTGGTCGGCATCCCGCTGCCGCTGGTGAGCTTTGGCGGTTCGGCGCAGATGACGACGCTGATCTGCGTCGGCATCCTGATGTCGATAAACCGCGCCTCGACCCGCCAACCGAGCTGGTAGCGAGATAAGGTGTTGCCATCCCCGATCCGCAATGTTAGTGGCGCGCCTCCCGAACGCAAAGCGGCACCAAACCGCGGAATTTGCCAGGGTATGGACGCATAGCTCAGTTGGTAGAGCAGCTGACTCTTAATCAGCGGGTCCTTGGTTCGAGCCCAAGTGCGTCCACCATATTTCTCTCTATATTTTAGCTACTTATGCGGTGTCCTATTTCCGTCGGTGAGTTGGCTTGCTTTTCGCTCTAGCGTATTTCTAGCGGCTCTGCCGTCCGCAGCGCTTCGCTGCTTATTGACTGGTATGCTGTGGCGGAAAGGCCGTTGGTCCGTCACAACCCGCCGAGGCGTGAGGGATTGCTATGAAAAAGAAGCTTTATCAGGATTTGGTTAGTCGCATGGAAGCCGCCGCCGCAGATGGCCGGGATGTTGAAGCCGCTTGGTTCGCGTACGCCGTTCTCGAAGACAGACTACGCTCATTGCTGCGTCAGAGCGGAGGCGAGGGTCAGAGTAAAGGCATCGGCAAGCCAATCCGAATGATGGGTCCTAAACTGAAAGAGCTCGCGAAACGCGCAAAGAAAGACGAGCTGCTGAAAAGCTGCTTTGAGTACGATAAGCTAAATCAGTGGAAGCACGACCGAAACGACCTGGTTCACGCTATGGCTGATGGCTCTCAGACCATAGAGCAGATTGATGCTGCTGCCGCGTCGCTTGCGAGCGAAGGAGTCGTTCTGGCACGGACTTACGCCGCTGCAGCTCGACGATTGAAAAAGAACCGCGCACAGGTTGCCGTTCCCCCACTGTAATCGATACGCCATGCTGCCGTATCGTCAGCGGGCATGGTCCACGTTCCAAACTCCTGCCAATTCCCATGCACGCAACGCCGCTACGATGACGATCATGTCGTCCGCCTCAAGCGCCCCGCTTTCGATGCCGGGTAGAACCTCCTGCTCCACCCAAGCGTCGAACGAGCCGAACCAAAGGGTGAAGGGCGATGGTGTCGGCTTCGCTCCGGTCTCCAGCCGTTTCACGCGGCGGCTCAGAGCGCGGATGCTCATGGAATCAACCTAGACCAAGCCGCACACGCAAGTCGTGCCCTACGACACTGACAGCCTTGGGCGTTGTTTGCGCGAGCATGGCGGGGGTTGGCACCTCGGGCGACCGCCTCCGATTGAGCACCGCTACCAGCGCGGGTGCGACGCGCATGTTGTGCGCCATGCACGCTGCGTCGATCGCCTGATCTTCGTCCAGCACCTGGAAATGGCGGCGGACGATGTTGGGGGCTTCTTCTATGGGCATTCCATACTTGGCGGCTGGCGGGCGCGGTTCGTCAGCTTTCATGGTGTATCACCTTCAGTTGGCGCAGCACGTCGAACATATCTGCGCGGATTTCCGGGTCGTCGCAGTCGCGCATGACCTCCGCCGCCGTGGTGACCACAATCCGGCGTAGTTCGCCCCGTTCCTGATCGTTCATGCCCGCGATGAAGTCGCGGAACGGGTGCCAGCGCTTGGTGCGGAATATGTCGTTGTGGCTGAGCGGCACGACATAGA
Coding sequences:
- the mutL gene encoding DNA mismatch repair endonuclease MutL produces the protein MSIRRLPEHLINRIAAGEVVERPAAALKELVENAIDAGASRVFVRLSAGGTALIEVVDDGCGMDAAAMALALERHATSKLPESLWESGAIEGVTTLGFRGEALPSIASVARLTLESRPREGEGWTRIVDNGAVVHDGPAALPPGTRVKVEGLFERVPARRKFLRSPRSEYAACLDVVRRLAMARPDIAFSLEHDGRRSLSVQGGESQAERVAALTDRALFDNSVAVDFAREGIVLGGVAGLPTFNRGVADHQYLFVNGRPVKDRLLVGAVRGAYAEMLARDRHAVVALFLDVPADAVDVNVHPAKTEVRFRDPALVRGMIVSGLRRALDAAGHRSARPSEAALGLWTSEGGGAGTPAATRHPSEGWDLPVGERDASNGETPAFAGVTTGAGVTGKGMGRTLRDYRPTFFTAPPQARAEPATEPVPSTTAHPLGAARGQVARTYIVAEAEDGLILVDQHAAHERLVLERLRVGLANGGVRSQALLLPEVVELDETACDRLEERIAELSEFGLDLERFGPNAMLVRATPALLGQGDAIGLVRDLADELAAHDQALSLRERLDHVASTMACHGSVRAGRVLSVAEMNALLREMEITAHSGQCNHGRPTWVKLKNGDIEKLFGRK
- the mreC gene encoding rod shape-determining protein MreC, with protein sequence MAPQRNRRPGFSRRAQYVLFIGYVAAALGALLGAVLLVLSTLNPPAYAIVRGALRELTTPVSSGLHGVRRGITGIPRGIGEYFGVIDENRRMRADIKRNRALVEKARQLVLENARLRRLLAVRDRGTEPVAVARLVNASSSSTRRYATLNAGYWQGVRTGQPVRGPEGLIGRVLETSPNTARVLLAVDPESIVPVRRTRDGVPGIVTGRGDGLLEIRSATIANLPFRAGDLFVTSGTGGIYPPGIPVARVLRNTRDLAEARPLADPDRLDFAVVERPYLPPPPPAPKPESAPK
- the mreD gene encoding rod shape-determining protein MreD; translation: MNEPLRTGFAEPDAPVRSKRLAPITVMLGSLMVLFPVISTIPWMPPFGLMVLLGWRLLRPDVFKVWVAVPLGLFDDLLSGQPLGSAMLLWTTCFLAIEVVDSRLVWRDFWQDWLLATGAIGFCLIAGRLIASPLGAHVDTVLLLQLALSVALYPLISRMCAAIDQRGRP
- the mrdA gene encoding penicillin-binding protein 2, translating into MSGPIKIVTEAAQSFSFSRRATMLGFMQAGVGVLLASRMAWIAVAENERYELLAESNRVNLTLLPPRRGWIVDRAGTPIANNRTDFRIDLIPERLTDAEATLGKLSQLLALDAEALDRIRRDLQNARGFTPVPVAENLDWDRYASVVVRQPELPGVAPTQGYARNYPSGAAVAHLVGYVGGATSDQYKETKDPLFLTPGFKLGKDGLEKALESTLRGAPGAKRVEVTARGRPVRDLETRRDVPGKTVRLTIDAGLQEYAARRLGNESGTVVVIDTLDGSILTMASMPAYDPNSFSDGISQIEWGMMSSDDHLPLTNKALQGLYPPGSTFKPATALAALRSGIDPDRTVYCGGGYQLGNRFFRCLGRHGSVNLHRAIARSCNTYFYTMGREVGMDAVAAAARELGLGAEYPLPFPSQRYGTIPDPAWKLRKYDQKWTPSDTLNASIGQGYILTSPLQLAVQTSRIASGRRLMPRILADAPIVAPMLDVPPERMGLIRSGMDEVVNGAGTAVRSRLQLDGIRMGGKTGTAQVRRIAGGARGGMNVPWKYRDHGLFIGFAPVEQPRYAVSVVIEHGMSGSGAAAPVARDVLTYLFDRQRALDSLAVLEENWGGDIRARMAVKADAYRAARANPAPVDPATDTATPPSGNTE
- the rpsR gene encoding 30S ribosomal protein S18 is translated as MARPFFRRRKSCPFSAKDAPRIDYKDVRLLQGFVSERGKIVPSRITSVSAKKQRELAQAIKRARHLGLLPYIVK
- a CDS encoding rod shape-determining protein, encoding MAFSRFFKFMSHDMAIDLGTANTVVYLRGRGVVLNEPSVVAVETINGVKKVKAVGDDAKLMMGKTPGTIEAIRPLRDGVIADIDVAEQMIKHFIQKVHGGRRFIRWPQIVICVPSGSTSVERRAIRDAASNAGASQVFLIEEPMAAAIGAGMPVTEPIGSMVVDIGGGTTEVAVLSLRGLAYSTSVRVGGDKMDEAIVSYVRRNHNLLIGEATAERIKQEVGTAKPPADGIGMTIHIKGRDLVNGVPKEIQINQGQIAEALSEPVGTIVEGVRIALENTAPELAADIVDQGIVLTGGGALLQGIDEVLRDETGLPVTIAEDPLTCVALGTGRALEDPQFRGVLLAV
- the rodA gene encoding rod shape-determining protein RodA, which codes for MRLGELVPAPVARLPWGVLLLLTAIGGFGTVVLFSAAGGSVTPWASSQALRFCIFMGMAITLSWVPARIWAAIALPGYAITLAALFGVEMLGAVRGGSQRWLELGPIRIQPSEFMKPFIVLAVAKFYDMLPPNETRKFGAIWPAAILIGLPAGLVMLQPDLGTALMITGGGVVVMFLAGIPLRLFIGGALGLALFIPLAVNYLLHDYQRNRVLIFLNPENDPLGTGYHISQSKIAIGSGGLFGKGFGNGSQVHLDYLPEGHTDFVFATMAEEWGMVGGLLLILAFMLLIRWGMNVAHRAPDRFSRLAAAGLATTIFYYVAINLMMVMGLAPVVGIPLPLVSFGGSAQMTTLICVGILMSINRASTRQPSW
- the rplI gene encoding 50S ribosomal protein L9, encoding MQIILLERVEKLGAIGDVVTVKDGFARNFLLPNKKALRANAANRKVFEANRERIEAENASRREEATAESKSLEGASVTLIRQASNAGALYGSVAVRDLVEALVADGHKVHKGQVVLGKPIKTLGMHEVKVALHPEVSVNVKVNVARSPEEAEMQAKGVDVMAAMFETDTAGFTEDYDANAEPGEISRGDEAAPAPTTTDEDEAEPA